In Acipenser ruthenus chromosome 33, fAciRut3.2 maternal haplotype, whole genome shotgun sequence, the sequence ccaaggcttttaaaatcaattttcttacatCTTCTTATAATTAGCAACATCCTCACTGGTCTCCATTTCCATTGTGTTGAAGATCTTTGGTTTATTTCAAATATGATGATACAAATTGCTGCAGCTTTTGAGTTCCTAATCATTTCCTTTGCTATAATTTAAACTCACTCCAATAGTCTAGCTGTAATCAGACCATATGGCCTACAACGCGGATATCAGGAGGAAGCAGTTGATCTATAGCACTGTTTCCATGTCCTGAACTAACGTAATACAACAAAATAGATTAAGAAAGCTGGATAATAACTAAAACCACTTAGCTTTTAACTgagtttttaatttctgtttaaaataaaggTGCAAGCTCTTATTTACCATTGCACTATAAAGAATGAACTGGTCTGTACAGATAACACATTGCAGTTCTAATCACCCCCTCACACCAGGTACCATAACAAACTCTTTCCCAGGTGAGGAAAATTACTTAGATGTGTATAgacaacaattaaattaaacttttGGAGATTGATAAGATCAAGGAAATATTTCACAAACCATTAAAGACATGGAAACTGAAGACAAAGATTGTTCTTTGAAGGCTATTGATCCATCCATTTCCTTTATTTTTCTTTAGGACGTGGAGCTGCTTCAGTTTTCCCTGGCTCTCATCCAGTCCTGGATTAGTCCCCTGCAGTCTCTGAGCCGTGTTTTCACCAATAGCCTGGTGTTCAGCACCTCCGACCGAGTGTTTGAGAAACTGAAAGATCTGGAGGAAGGTATTGTGGCTCTCATGAGGGTAAGCAAGCAAACCTAAAGTAGTATACTAGTCACGCACACTGATATAATTGAAGACTGAAATTATGAAAAGTACCATTGGGATATTATCAGAATatcagcattaccagcaatggcaacaaaTTCTTCAAAAATGTTGCACAGGGGTCCTGATATGGCACCATGAGCCCTATTTTCCACTCTGCAGTGATGATAAGGCATTGGTTATTTATTAAGTTCAAGctgtttcatatttaatttttcctcttaaattacatttattttgtatattgcaTGTCCCTTAAACTGGGTTAATTAACTTAAaaagcaacttggtatgggtgtGAAATAAAGGTTATCTTAAGAAatgtgttcttgttgttgtttagaaaCTGTATCATTCAGTCATCAAATCCTGATGACCTTTTAGAACTCTGATGTGTAAAGGACCTCTGAAGTCTGATGTCTACCTACATCAGGAATAACAGATTGTATCCATTAATCTTTCCCATCTAAAAcacagggccatattttcaaagcgtttctcCAGtctaattaactcctatttttttagaGTAAAATGCCTGttgattttacaaaactaaaactaagTTATATCtttcaagttctcttaagcactctcagtgtgttttgTATCTAATTTTGtagcattaacatttttttttgtcctttcaaaaaataggagttcattgaagaatgaggaaatgctttgaaaaaaatGCCCTCAGTCTATAGtggacaaataaaatacaatatatagcCTAGTATATATTACATTGAGGAAACAAGTCTTTTCTTACATCCACTATGGTAAGACTGTTgtaggggacaggttaatggttacactatgGTGTACCTGATATACAGCTGCATGTATTAGTCCTATACCATTGTGTTACTATTGATATGCCAAAATATGAAATTGTTAACACTGTGATACCATTCAAGTGATGGCTTATGCCAATATAGTCCCTAAGTTCAGAACCACTATAGACATGTTGGCATGATTCAAAACATATATAATTACTTGAAACTACGTGGGAAAGtaccaattatatatattttttttcaggatCTGGGTGAAGGAGGTTTTGGAAGTTCTACTTTGCTGAAGCTCACTTATGATATGTTTGATGTCAACCTAAGAAACAATGATGCTGTGTTTAAAAATTATGGGCTTTTAAGTTGTTTTAAGAAAGATATGCACAAAGTGGAGACATACCTGAAAGTGATGAAATGCAGGCGTTTTGTGGAGAGCAACTGTACTCTGTAGAAAATAGCAGACATGAGTTAAAAACTGTCTTACtcttttatatcattaaaataaagATATAGTAATGGGAAGTTTTAGTAATCATACTCTTTTCTTTCGTGTCAGTCTTGCAATCAAAACTGTTTTACTTAGCTTTTTTGTTTCACATGTAtatagcattatttaaaaaaaattgagtaCTATGATTTGTTTTCAAGATCTTTCATAGTCATGTGGCTTGCTGAATTCTATGATGCAAATGTATGACTTCATATTTCAATAAAGTATGTCATGTGCAGTATAATCTGTATAAATGGCTCAACTCATTTAACAAATTGAAGGGGTCGGGACAAGGTGCAGTAATGTTAACTTACATAGTTGCTATT encodes:
- the LOC117433528 gene encoding somatotropin-2: MASALLLCPVLLVILLVSPEESGAYPMIPLSSLFTNAVLRAQYLHQLAADIYKDFERTYVPDEQRHSSKNSPSAFCYSETIPAPTGKDEAQQRSDVELLQFSLALIQSWISPLQSLSRVFTNSLVFSTSDRVFEKLKDLEEGIVALMRDLGEGGFGSSTLLKLTYDMFDVNLRNNDAVFKNYGLLSCFKKDMHKVETYLKVMKCRRFVESNCTL